A stretch of the Chitiniphilus purpureus genome encodes the following:
- a CDS encoding YSC84-related protein, translated as MFTKALMAAGTLALILGMPVHATGETAPEQADGDTKTNAQQANQNKKSPAERRAAIRAMARESLNEIYGKHPQAKEQIQKAAGYAVFNTGSVQVLFLGAGGGEGVAVSGGKETFMGVAQAKAGLGLGAKNSRLVLVFTDKATYDKFVNKGWVFEGQGTAAAKAGDTGGAIAGAALIAPKVYAYQFTEHGLTAEVTVAGSKYFRDKELNQGK; from the coding sequence ATGTTCACCAAAGCACTGATGGCCGCCGGCACGCTGGCGTTGATCCTCGGCATGCCGGTCCATGCCACCGGCGAGACCGCGCCCGAGCAGGCCGACGGCGACACCAAGACCAACGCGCAGCAGGCCAACCAGAACAAGAAGTCGCCCGCCGAGCGGCGCGCGGCAATCCGTGCCATGGCACGGGAATCGCTGAACGAGATCTACGGCAAGCATCCGCAGGCGAAGGAACAGATCCAGAAGGCGGCAGGCTACGCGGTGTTCAACACCGGCAGCGTGCAGGTGCTGTTCCTGGGCGCCGGCGGCGGCGAAGGCGTGGCGGTGAGCGGCGGCAAGGAGACCTTCATGGGCGTGGCGCAGGCCAAGGCCGGTCTCGGGCTGGGTGCCAAGAACTCCCGGCTGGTGCTGGTGTTCACCGACAAGGCCACCTACGACAAGTTCGTGAACAAGGGCTGGGTGTTCGAGGGCCAGGGCACGGCAGCGGCCAAGGCGGGCGACACCGGCGGCGCCATTGCCGGCGCCGCGCTGATCGCCCCCAAGGTCTATGCCTACCAGTTCACCGAGCACGGTCTGACCGCCGAGGTCACCGTGGCGGGCAGCAAGTACTTCCGGGACAAGGAACTCAACCAGGGCAAATGA
- the ahcY gene encoding adenosylhomocysteinase, whose translation MADFNDCNDFNDFNVADLSLAAWGRKELNIAETEMPGLMAVRDEYAARQPLKGARIAGSLHMTIQTGVLIETLIALGAEVRWASCNIFSTQDHAAAAIAAAGIPVFAYKGESLEEYWQFTHRIFEWGDGQYANMILDDGGDATLLLHLGARAEQDRSVLGDPANEEETVLYAAIKAQLAKDPTWYSTRLSRILGVTEETTTGVHRLYQMHEQGKLAFPAINVNDSVTKSKFDNLYGCRESLVDGIKRATDVMIAGKIAVVLGYGDVGKGCAQSLRGLGATVWVTEIDPICALQAAMEGYRVVTMDDVAGQGDIFVTTTGNVSVITHEHMKAMRHNAIVCNIGHFDSEIEVASLRQYQWDNIKPQVDHIVFPDGKRIILLAEGRLVNLGCATGHPSFVMSNSFANQTLAQIELFSKRDQYPIGVYVLPKELDEMVARLHLKKIGARLTTLTDQQAAYIGVPKNGPYKPAHYRY comes from the coding sequence GTGGCCGACTTCAACGACTGCAACGATTTCAACGATTTCAACGTTGCCGATCTCTCCCTTGCCGCCTGGGGCCGCAAAGAACTCAATATCGCCGAGACCGAGATGCCGGGCCTGATGGCCGTGCGCGACGAATACGCCGCGCGGCAGCCCCTGAAGGGCGCCCGGATCGCCGGCAGCCTGCATATGACCATCCAGACCGGCGTACTGATCGAAACGCTGATTGCCCTCGGTGCCGAGGTGCGCTGGGCGTCGTGCAACATCTTCTCTACCCAGGACCATGCCGCTGCCGCCATCGCCGCCGCCGGCATCCCCGTGTTCGCCTACAAGGGTGAATCGCTGGAGGAGTACTGGCAGTTCACCCACCGTATCTTCGAATGGGGCGACGGGCAGTACGCCAACATGATCCTGGACGATGGCGGCGATGCCACCTTGCTGCTGCATCTGGGCGCGCGCGCCGAGCAGGACCGCTCGGTGCTCGGCGATCCGGCCAATGAAGAAGAGACCGTGCTGTATGCCGCGATCAAGGCGCAGCTGGCCAAGGACCCGACCTGGTATTCCACCCGGCTGTCCAGGATCCTGGGCGTGACCGAGGAGACCACCACCGGCGTGCACCGCCTTTATCAGATGCACGAGCAGGGCAAGCTTGCGTTCCCGGCGATCAACGTCAACGACTCGGTCACCAAGAGCAAGTTCGACAATCTGTACGGCTGCCGCGAATCGCTGGTCGATGGCATCAAACGCGCCACCGACGTGATGATCGCCGGCAAGATCGCCGTGGTGCTGGGCTACGGCGATGTGGGCAAGGGCTGCGCGCAAAGCCTGCGCGGCCTTGGCGCCACAGTGTGGGTGACCGAGATCGACCCGATCTGCGCACTGCAGGCCGCCATGGAAGGCTACCGCGTGGTGACGATGGACGACGTGGCCGGCCAGGGCGACATCTTCGTCACCACCACCGGCAACGTCTCGGTGATCACGCATGAGCACATGAAGGCGATGCGGCACAACGCCATCGTCTGCAACATCGGCCACTTCGACAGCGAGATCGAGGTGGCGAGCCTGCGCCAGTATCAATGGGACAACATCAAGCCGCAGGTGGACCACATCGTGTTCCCGGACGGCAAGCGCATCATCCTGCTGGCCGAAGGGCGGCTGGTGAACCTCGGCTGCGCCACCGGCCACCCGAGCTTCGTGATGTCCAATTCGTTCGCCAATCAGACGCTGGCGCAGATCGAGCTCTTCAGCAAGCGCGACCAGTACCCGATCGGCGTCTACGTGCTGCCCAAGGAGCTCGACGAAATGGTCGCCCGCCTGCACCTGAAGAAGATCGGCGCCAGGCTGACCACGCTGACCGATCAGCAGGCCGCGTATATCGGCGTGCCCAAGAACGGCCCGTACAAGCCGGCCCACTACCGTTATTGA
- the metF gene encoding methylenetetrahydrofolate reductase [NAD(P)H], with translation MTTPDTSHLAPQARAHISFEFFPPKTQEGVEKLRSTRQALAQFKPEFFSVTFGAGGTTQEGTRTAVLEIRHDGFDAAPHLSCIGSTREAIAALLADYREHGIRRIVALRGDIPSGMVDVGEFRYANELVAFIRQQHGDWFRIEVAAYPEYHPQAASAEADLRNFVAKVNAGADAAITQYFFNPDAYFRFVDEVRARGVTVPIYPGIMPIQNFSQLSRFSEMCGAEIPRWLRLRLASFGDDAAAIRAYGLDVVTELCDRLLAGGAPGLHFYTLNASGAVATVCRRLGL, from the coding sequence ATGACGACACCTGACACCTCACACCTGGCGCCGCAGGCGCGCGCCCATATCAGCTTCGAGTTCTTCCCGCCCAAGACGCAGGAAGGCGTGGAAAAGCTGCGCAGCACGCGGCAGGCGCTGGCGCAGTTCAAACCCGAATTCTTTTCGGTGACCTTCGGTGCGGGCGGCACCACGCAGGAAGGCACGCGCACCGCGGTGCTGGAGATCCGGCACGATGGCTTCGACGCAGCGCCGCACCTGTCGTGCATCGGCTCGACCCGCGAAGCCATTGCCGCGCTGCTGGCCGACTACCGGGAACACGGCATCCGCCGCATCGTCGCGCTGCGCGGCGACATCCCATCCGGCATGGTCGATGTCGGCGAATTCCGCTACGCCAACGAGCTGGTCGCCTTCATCCGGCAGCAGCATGGCGACTGGTTCCGCATCGAAGTGGCCGCCTACCCGGAATACCATCCGCAGGCGGCAAGCGCCGAGGCCGATCTGCGCAACTTCGTGGCCAAGGTCAACGCCGGTGCCGATGCCGCGATCACACAGTACTTCTTCAACCCCGACGCGTACTTCCGTTTCGTCGACGAGGTACGCGCACGCGGCGTCACTGTCCCGATCTATCCGGGCATCATGCCGATCCAGAATTTCAGCCAGCTCTCGCGCTTCTCGGAAATGTGCGGCGCCGAGATCCCGCGCTGGCTCAGGCTGCGCCTGGCCTCGTTTGGCGACGACGCGGCGGCCATCCGTGCCTATGGGCTCGACGTGGTCACCGAACTGTGCGACCGGCTGCTGGCCGGCGGCGCACCGGGCCTGCACTTCTACACGCTGAATGCATCGGGCGCGGTCGCGACCGTCTGCCGAAGGCTGGGGTTGTAG
- the yihA gene encoding ribosome biogenesis GTP-binding protein YihA/YsxC, which produces MSLFRGLKFLTTVNDLRQLPQEGLEVAFAGRSNAGKSSAINTLADHTRLAFVSKTPGRTQHINYFDFGGDRRLVDLPGYGYAEVPAAVRAHWEKLLGQYLMTRQNLIGLVLIMDARRPLTERDRNMLDWFRPTGKPVHCLLTKADKLSRQAQTAALRAVEKEFEEDSLITVQLFSSLKKQGVETIEEIVGGWFSAVEYQSTGGL; this is translated from the coding sequence ATGTCCCTGTTTCGCGGCCTGAAGTTTCTCACCACCGTCAACGACTTGCGGCAATTGCCGCAAGAAGGACTGGAAGTGGCTTTCGCCGGACGCTCCAATGCTGGAAAGTCCAGTGCGATCAATACCTTGGCGGATCACACCCGCCTTGCCTTCGTCTCCAAGACGCCGGGGCGCACCCAGCACATCAACTACTTTGATTTCGGCGGCGACCGACGGCTGGTCGATCTGCCCGGCTACGGCTATGCCGAAGTGCCGGCCGCCGTGCGTGCGCACTGGGAAAAGCTGCTCGGGCAGTACCTGATGACGCGGCAGAACCTGATCGGGCTGGTCTTGATCATGGACGCCCGGCGTCCCCTGACCGAGCGGGACCGCAATATGCTCGACTGGTTTAGACCGACTGGCAAGCCGGTGCACTGTCTTTTGACCAAGGCGGATAAGTTGAGCCGACAGGCGCAGACGGCAGCACTACGTGCGGTGGAAAAGGAATTCGAGGAGGATTCGCTGATCACCGTGCAATTGTTCTCCAGCCTCAAGAAGCAGGGCGTGGAGACCATCGAGGAGATCGTGGGCGGCTGGTTTTCTGCCGTTGAATACCAGTCGACAGGCGGCCTATAG
- a CDS encoding c-type cytochrome produces the protein MRNAPVVATLAALVMISPTVFAANKADPARGKQIVEQYCAACHGADGNSVASANPSLAGQHPEYIYKQLVEFKSQARKSPVMNPIAAQMGPDDMRNVAAHFSKQTAKAKGASDKALIEAGRKIYRGGIAAKGVPACMACHSPNGVGIPAQYPRVGGQHAAYTEAQLKAFRSGERANNPVMSQVSAKLSDQEIKAVSEYIQALH, from the coding sequence ATGCGCAATGCGCCTGTGGTCGCAACGCTTGCAGCGCTGGTGATGATCAGCCCGACCGTCTTTGCCGCGAACAAGGCCGATCCGGCAAGGGGCAAGCAGATCGTCGAGCAATACTGTGCGGCCTGTCATGGCGCCGATGGCAACAGCGTCGCCTCGGCCAATCCCAGCCTCGCCGGTCAGCACCCCGAGTACATCTACAAGCAGTTGGTCGAATTCAAGAGCCAGGCCCGCAAGAGCCCGGTGATGAACCCGATTGCCGCGCAGATGGGGCCCGACGACATGCGCAATGTCGCCGCCCACTTCTCCAAGCAGACGGCCAAGGCCAAGGGTGCTTCCGACAAGGCCCTGATCGAGGCCGGTCGCAAGATCTACCGCGGTGGCATCGCGGCCAAGGGTGTACCTGCCTGTATGGCCTGCCATAGCCCCAACGGCGTCGGGATCCCGGCCCAGTATCCACGGGTGGGTGGGCAGCACGCCGCCTATACCGAGGCGCAGCTCAAGGCCTTCCGTTCCGGTGAGCGCGCCAACAATCCGGTGATGTCGCAAGTGTCGGCCAAGCTGTCCGATCAGGAGATCAAGGCGGTGTCCGAGTACATCCAGGCACTGCACTGA
- a CDS encoding cytochrome c biogenesis protein ResB encodes MTQKRLSHVPFGRALFDLFSSMRFAVGLLTVLAIASVIGTVLKQNEPYVNYRIEFGEFWFRFFEPLGLFDVYHAGWFLLILVFLVLSVSLCIWRHLPGMLRDIRHFREHASLNSLRLMGHHAEVDGETDLERASAALKEAGFRFRLRETDGVRLLAAKKGVGQRLGYFFAHAAIVVICVGGLLDGNLPLKLRELTGSKVPETRDVPQSQVPAHSRLGADNLAFRGNVTIPEDATADVIFLNAGQGYFVQELPFALRLKQFHVEHYSTGQPKRFASDVEVLDRASGKVLKSATVEVNKPLIHDGVAIYQASFGDGGSPLTFNAWPLGEGASPHRLDARSQSSQVLTAGAQRYTLELGDLRVFNIENMGRTQSQTSTVAVSRFEQALAAVQSVKPEHNLRNLGPSVQFKLRDQGGQAVEYLNYLAPFSENNALYLLSGMRRELSADFAFVRIPLDAAASPETFMRLRAVLLDPAAYPEIARRTAGKAFQEGGFSAGRREQFQAVTLNLLAQFGGGGFPALDRFLQQAKVPEDQRQSVTQTYLKILQGAAVDALDLAQERAGLPRLEMDAARFRFLIDGLVATSALFDYGAPVYLQPTGFEEIQASGFQIARAPGQSIVYLGCLLLVIGIYCMFYLREERLWLRVGNGRTLLAMTASRHDSELDRAFARMRAALLPDPSHEDPPDART; translated from the coding sequence ATGACCCAAAAACGCCTCTCACACGTCCCGTTCGGCCGCGCGTTGTTCGATCTGTTCTCGTCAATGCGTTTTGCCGTCGGGCTGCTCACCGTGCTCGCCATTGCTTCCGTGATCGGCACGGTACTCAAGCAGAACGAGCCTTACGTCAATTACCGCATCGAATTCGGCGAATTCTGGTTCCGTTTTTTCGAGCCGCTTGGCCTCTTCGATGTCTACCACGCCGGCTGGTTCTTGCTGATCCTGGTCTTCCTGGTGCTGTCGGTGTCGCTGTGCATCTGGCGGCATCTGCCGGGCATGCTGCGCGATATCCGGCATTTCCGGGAGCATGCCAGTCTCAATTCGCTGCGGCTGATGGGGCATCACGCCGAGGTGGATGGCGAGACCGACCTTGAGCGGGCGTCGGCGGCACTCAAGGAAGCTGGATTCCGCTTCCGGCTGCGCGAGACGGACGGTGTCAGGCTGCTGGCGGCAAAAAAGGGTGTGGGGCAGCGGTTGGGCTATTTCTTTGCCCATGCCGCCATTGTGGTGATCTGTGTCGGTGGTCTGCTCGATGGCAATCTGCCGTTGAAGCTGCGGGAGCTGACCGGCAGCAAAGTGCCCGAGACGCGCGACGTGCCGCAAAGCCAGGTGCCGGCGCACAGCCGCCTTGGCGCCGACAATCTTGCGTTTCGCGGCAATGTCACCATCCCGGAAGACGCCACTGCCGACGTGATCTTCCTCAACGCCGGCCAGGGTTACTTTGTCCAGGAGCTGCCGTTCGCGCTGCGTCTGAAGCAGTTTCATGTCGAGCACTACAGTACCGGGCAACCCAAGCGTTTCGCCTCGGACGTGGAGGTGCTCGATCGTGCTTCCGGCAAGGTGCTCAAAAGCGCGACCGTGGAAGTGAACAAGCCGCTGATCCACGATGGCGTGGCCATCTATCAGGCCAGCTTCGGCGACGGTGGCTCGCCCCTGACCTTCAATGCGTGGCCATTGGGTGAGGGTGCAAGCCCGCACCGCCTCGACGCGCGTTCGCAATCCAGCCAGGTGCTGACCGCCGGTGCGCAGCGCTACACGCTCGAGCTGGGCGATCTGCGGGTGTTCAATATCGAGAACATGGGGCGCACGCAATCACAGACCTCGACCGTGGCGGTCAGCCGCTTCGAGCAGGCCCTTGCGGCGGTGCAGTCGGTCAAGCCCGAGCACAACCTGCGCAACCTCGGACCCTCGGTGCAGTTCAAGCTGCGCGACCAGGGTGGCCAGGCAGTGGAATACCTCAATTATCTCGCCCCTTTCTCCGAGAACAATGCGCTCTACCTGCTCAGCGGCATGCGGCGCGAGCTCTCGGCCGATTTCGCGTTCGTGCGCATCCCGCTGGATGCCGCCGCCAGCCCCGAAACATTCATGCGGCTGCGCGCCGTGTTGCTGGACCCGGCCGCCTATCCCGAGATCGCCCGGCGTACCGCGGGCAAGGCGTTCCAGGAAGGCGGTTTCTCGGCCGGTCGGCGCGAGCAGTTCCAGGCGGTCACGCTCAACCTGCTTGCCCAGTTCGGTGGCGGCGGCTTTCCTGCGCTGGACCGCTTCCTGCAGCAGGCCAAGGTGCCCGAGGACCAGCGCCAGAGCGTGACCCAGACCTATTTGAAGATCCTGCAGGGCGCGGCCGTCGATGCGCTGGACCTTGCACAGGAACGCGCCGGTCTGCCACGCCTGGAGATGGATGCGGCCCGCTTCCGTTTCCTGATCGATGGCCTGGTTGCGACCAGCGCCCTGTTCGACTACGGCGCGCCCGTCTATCTGCAGCCCACCGGATTCGAGGAGATCCAGGCAAGCGGCTTCCAAATCGCCCGCGCGCCGGGGCAGTCCATTGTCTATCTGGGATGCCTGCTGCTGGTGATCGGCATCTACTGCATGTTCTATCTGCGCGAGGAACGCCTCTGGCTGCGTGTCGGCAACGGCCGCACCTTGCTGGCAATGACCGCCAGCCGGCACGACAGTGAGCTGGATCGCGCTTTTGCCCGGATGCGGGCCGCGTTGTTGCCCGACCCCTCCCACGAGGATCCACCCGATGCACGCACTTAG
- the ccsB gene encoding c-type cytochrome biogenesis protein CcsB, translating into MHALSLRKRPLDFVFALLVLLAGLFALGRYREFMDYYEQGILLSTIAGLIWFGWFWPAMRLFIPLCGAIALVGIGLYQGDLARAGSVFGLKYALSSQSAVMWMCVLFFLATGLYWLGTLRRSASTLSIASSLTWAAAAAALVSKLVRWYESYLIGQDVGHIPVSNLYEVFVLFCLITALMYLYYEAKFQARTMGAFVLLVISAAVAFILWYSFDRQAHEIQPLIPALQSWWMKIHVPANFVGYGAFALAAMLGVAWLLAVPAPALSRQARLMLYPFAGVLLVAGTAFQLNAATWFPSLGSGVGLVSMFIFSAAGMALLTLNRGAMQAYLPKPATLDEVAYKAIAVGFLFFTIATILGALWAAEAWGGYWSWDPKETWALIVWLNYAAWLHVRLIKGWRGDVLAWWSVVGLLVTTFAFIGVNMFLSGLHSYGNL; encoded by the coding sequence ATGCACGCACTTAGTCTTCGCAAGCGCCCCCTTGACTTCGTATTTGCCCTGCTGGTGCTGCTGGCCGGTCTGTTCGCACTCGGACGCTACCGCGAATTCATGGATTACTACGAGCAGGGCATCCTGCTCAGCACCATCGCCGGCCTGATCTGGTTCGGCTGGTTCTGGCCGGCCATGCGTCTCTTCATCCCGTTGTGCGGCGCCATCGCACTCGTCGGCATCGGGCTGTATCAGGGCGACCTTGCGCGGGCGGGCAGTGTGTTCGGGCTCAAGTACGCGTTGTCGAGCCAATCGGCAGTGATGTGGATGTGCGTGTTGTTCTTCCTGGCAACCGGTCTCTATTGGCTGGGCACGCTGCGCCGCTCGGCGTCGACGCTGTCCATCGCCTCCAGCCTGACCTGGGCCGCGGCGGCTGCTGCACTGGTCTCCAAGCTCGTGCGCTGGTACGAGAGCTACCTGATCGGGCAGGACGTGGGCCATATCCCGGTATCGAATCTGTACGAAGTCTTCGTGCTGTTCTGCCTGATCACCGCCCTGATGTATCTGTATTACGAGGCCAAGTTCCAGGCCCGTACCATGGGGGCCTTCGTGCTGCTGGTGATCTCGGCGGCGGTGGCCTTCATCCTGTGGTACAGCTTCGACCGGCAGGCGCACGAGATCCAGCCGCTGATCCCGGCGTTGCAATCGTGGTGGATGAAGATCCACGTGCCGGCCAACTTCGTCGGCTACGGCGCATTCGCGCTGGCAGCCATGCTGGGCGTGGCCTGGCTGCTGGCAGTGCCGGCGCCGGCACTGTCCCGGCAGGCCAGGCTGATGCTGTATCCGTTTGCCGGCGTGCTGCTGGTGGCAGGCACGGCGTTCCAGCTGAACGCGGCCACGTGGTTTCCCAGCCTCGGCTCCGGGGTCGGCCTCGTCAGCATGTTCATCTTCTCCGCGGCCGGCATGGCGTTGCTGACGTTGAACCGTGGAGCCATGCAGGCCTACCTGCCCAAGCCGGCCACGCTTGACGAAGTGGCGTACAAGGCCATCGCAGTCGGCTTTCTGTTCTTCACCATTGCCACCATCCTCGGCGCACTCTGGGCGGCCGAGGCGTGGGGTGGCTACTGGAGCTGGGACCCCAAGGAGACCTGGGCGCTGATCGTCTGGCTCAACTACGCGGCGTGGCTGCACGTGCGGCTGATCAAGGGCTGGCGTGGCGACGTACTGGCGTGGTGGTCGGTGGTCGGGTTGCTGGTCACCACGTTTGCCTTCATCGGGGTGAACATGTTTCTTTCCGGACTTCATTCTTACGGAAATCTTTAA